The following coding sequences are from one Neurospora crassa OR74A linkage group I, whole genome shotgun sequence window:
- a CDS encoding ubiquitin C-terminal hydrolase → MPDKTLTVAAYAAGASLAAITLIYVFGPTYFLDNDPSANSTSVFSIKRNGAVGLINPANDCFINSVLQALAGLGDLRLYLIRETHRRCLDGGWVYAQTIPSDVWGSGGEGEGDETSKWQVRGGVPEWKAEGLQMGIVTKGLKDILDALNERPIYKKTISASPFVRTLEIAFGQRISRQQQDAQEFLQVVAERLCDEYHAGQRARSYAMRGAEQPTTKISLNSKTSDSEALDRPLPLRASEQVSGADQPAATAASAVPNGADEERAEEGFPFEGSFESQIECLTCGFRPRPTQSTFCTLTLNVPHIPTTTLSACFDGMFKTEYIEDFKCEKCRLLHAKAVLEADIQRSTSESSREKARTALASLELAIETDPEKAPKGVELPDPRYAPKRKIARHIRMTGFPRILAIHLSRSIYDMSNFSQKNLAKVTFPELLPLGGLLQQRKYKLLGVVTHKGNHHSGHYESFRRQNIYPPFSNPGTFQPSGAYIYTSSPSNINPGQAIQPGSGQAPTPGVEGGITPANEPRSTSTSRERDTDTNSLRSAAASARSTLIKIASKPSSRAGSPDITGSKPHTKTPVKSKRHKSSSRWWRISDDKVKEASTRDVLGMQREVYLLFYELERENS, encoded by the coding sequence ATGCCTGACAAGACACTCACAGTGGCGGCCTACGCAGCTGGTGCCTCTCTCGCCGCCATTACGCTAATCTACGTTTTTGGTCCCACCTATTTTCTCGATAATGATCCATCGGCTAACTCAACCAGCGTGTTCTCGATCAAGAGGAATGGTGCCGTGGGCCTAATCAATCCGGCAAACGATTGCTTCATCAACTCAGTTCTGCAGGCTCTCGCTGGCCTTGGGGACCTCCGTTTATACCTCATCCGGGAGACTCATCGTCGATGCCTGGACGGTGGCTGGGTGTATGCGCAGACCATCCCGAGCGATGTTTGGGGCAGTGGTGGCGAAGGCGAAGGCGACGAGACAAGCAAATGGCAAGTCCGTGGTGGTGTTCCCGAGTGGAAAGCCGAAGGACTTCAGATGGGTATCGTCACCAAGGGCTTAAAGGATATCCTTGACGCCCTGAACGAGAGACCAATCTACAAAAAGACGATCTCGGCCTCGCCGTTTGTCAGGACACTGGAGATTGCCTTTGGTCAGCGGATCAGCAGACAGCAACAGGACGCCCAGGAGTTCCTTCAGGTCGTGGCCGAGAGGCTCTGCGACGAGTATCATGCTGGCCAGAGAGCGCGAAGCTACGCTATGCGTGGAGCCGAGCAACCAACTACTAAGATATCTCTCAATAGCAAGACATCAGACAGTGAAGCTCTGGATCGGCCTCTACCTCTAAGGGCCAGTGAGCAGGTCAGTGGCGCTGACCAACCGGCGGCAACGGCCGCGAGCGCGGTTCCGAACGGCGCCGATGAAGaaagagcagaagaagggttCCCGTTTGAAGGAAGCTTTGAATCTCAGATTGAATGCCTTACTTGTGGTTTCAGACCCAGGCCCACTCAGTCAACCTTCTGCACCCTAACACTGAACGTGCCACAtatcccaacaacaactctgAGCGCATGCTTCGACGGCATGTTCAAAACCGAGTACATCGAGGATTTCAAATGTGAAAAGTGCCGGTTGTTACATGCCAAGGCCGTTCTCGAAGCAGATATTCAGCGGTCAACGTCAGAGTCCTCGAGGGAGAAAGCTCGCACGGCTCTAGCCAGTCTCGAGCTAGCTATCGAAACGGATCCTGAGAAGGCACCAAAGGGTGTCGAGTTGCCGGATCCTCGCTATGCTCCCAAGCGGAAGATAGCTCGACACATCCGTATGACAGGATTTCCCAGGATCTTGGCCATCCATCTGTCGCGGTCGATATACGACATGAGCAACTTCTCCCAGAAAAATCTTGCGAAGGTTACATTTCCGGAACTATTGCCCCTGGGTGGCCTTCTGCAGCAGAGAAAATACAAGCTTCTTGGCGTTGTGACGCACAAGGGTAATCACCATAGCGGGCACTATGAATCCTTTAGACGACAAAACATATACCCACCCTTCTCTAACCCCGGTACCTTTCAACCTTCCGGGGCGTACATATACACCAGTTCGCCTTCAAATATCAATCCTGGACAAGCCATTCAACCAGGATCCGGACAGGCTCCAACACCAGGAGTAGAAGGCGGTATTACACCTGCGAACGAGCCTAGATCGACATCTACGTCTCGGGAAAGAGATACCGACACGAACAGCCTTCGATCTGCGGCCGCATCTGCGCGCTCAACCTTGATCAAGATTGCCTCAAAACCATCCTCTCGCGCTGGCAGCCCGGACATAACCGGGTCGAAACCTCACACCAAGACACCTGTGAAATCCAAACGGCACAAATCAAGCAGCCGATGGTGGCGTATCAGTGACGACAAAGTCAAAGAAGCAAGTACTCGCGACGTACTGGGCATGCAACGAGAGGTTTACTTGCTGTTCTATGAACTCGAACGAGAGAATTCATAA